The DNA window TCGATGTACTTGCGAATGGTGCCCGCATCCAATCTTTTCACTGGCACATCAACAGAGTTCGTACTTGCCGCCCGTTTCACCGCCGGCATCGCTGGACCCACAGCACAAACACCAACTgcaacaacatcaacgCGATGACCTTCACCGTGAAGCAACGgaactgaacaaaatatatttctgaatatagaaagaaGACGGcgacaacaacagcgtGAACTTGACACTTGACACATTCTCTGTCGGAGGAACTCCGTTGAAACCATTGAGCGATGAGTGAGGCGATCAAGGGTCCGCTATTgggtgctgctgctggtgtgGCGACGTATTTGGCGCTGCAGAAGTCGAAGGTGTTGGGGAAGGGCAAGGGCCCCTCTGAGGTGTCTTACAAGGCTCCACAGTACTTTGTTGAGAACAAGTATCCTGCGAAGGAGCACAATCGTGTTGTGAAGAGCAAGATGGCCGAGCGGGATACGCCCGTTGGGTTTGTCCTTGCTGGGAACGTGGTGGAGCCCGTGAAGTACTGCGATGGGCAGAAGCCGTTCCGGCAGGAGCGGTACTTCTACTACCTGTCTGGGTGCGACATCCCGGGGTCTGTAATATTCTTTGACGGGGCTCAGGAACGGCTTGTGCTGTTTATCCCTGATGTCGACGAGGAGAGTGTCGTTTGGAGCGGGCTACCAGCGACGCCCAAGGAGTGTATGGAGCGGTACGATGTCGACGACGTGATGTACGTGTCTGAGTTACCCAAGATGTTAGAACGGGACGCATCTGGATTGGAGCTGTTTACTACTGATTTTGATGTGCTTGGCTGTGTGATTGGTGACCAACGGGGTCGAATTGCCGCTGGGTCgaacgagttcttcgatGCGATGGATGAGGCGCGGCTGATCAAGGACGAGTACGAGATCGAGACTTTGAGGCACATCTCCAAAATGACGGACTACTGCCATTACTCTGTGATGTCCGCGTTACCCATTGAGCAGAACgagttgcaattggaggCCGAGTTCCGGTACCACTCGCACCGCCAGGGTGCGAAGGGGTCCGGATACGACCCGATCTGCGGGTCCGGTTCCGCATGTGGAACTCTGCACTACGTGACGAACAACCAGGAACTTGCTGGGAAGGATTCTGTCCTTGTGGATGCCGGTTGCGAGTGGCGCAACTACACTTCTGATGTGACGCGGTGTTTCCCCCTAACGGGCCGGTTTACACGGGAGCACCGGGCAGTGTACGACGCTGTCCTAGACATGCAGACCCAGACGATGGCGCTAATGTCCCCTGGGGCCTCCTGGGAAGAGTTACACCTGTTGTCGCACCGCGTGCTGATCAAACAcctgttgaagatgggTGTTCTCCGTGCGGGACACACTGAGGAGCAATTGTTGGAGTCCCGTGTATCCTGTGGGTTCTACCCACATGGGCTGGGCCACTTGCTCGGGCTCGATGTGCACGACGTTGGTGGCCACGCGAACTACGAGGACACGGACccactgttcaagaacctACGGTTGAGACGCACGTTGCAAACGGGGATGGTAGTGACGAATGAACCAGGGTGTTACTTCAACGAACACCTGCTGGACGAGTTTGTGCGGCCGTTCCCTGAACGTGCCCAACTCGTGGACTTCACCGTTGTAGAGCGGTACATGCGCGTCGGCGGTGTTCGGATCGAGGACGACGTGCTGATCACGAAGGAGGGTCACGAGAACCTTACTGGGATCACCTCGAACCCCGAGGAGATCGAACAGATCGTAGCCAACGGGTCAGCGTAGAAGATCTGGTACTTACTACATCGTGTATATAAGTAAAGTTAAATGCAAGCAAGTATCTAACGGCCTTGCTGGAGTCTCTCCTGCAGTTTTGACTTTGCGAACCCCCAGGCCCCCAACAAACCCTTGTCCAAGTCCAGGGAGACCTGTGGGTCCGTGGTGGGCGGTCTTGTCACGCGCGCGGCGATGGTCGCCGGGTCCGTCTCAAGGACAATCCCGTTATCGACGGCCTCATCGACCAGCAGACACACGAGGTCAAACTTGTCCTGCACGACACGCATATCAACACCACCGCTGTCCAAGAGCAACTCCAGCGCACCTGCGATCCCCTCGAACACAACGTCCACGAGCACCTCGTTCGCAGAGGCGTGCCCTACCACTACCACGACAACATCGGTAAACCGTTTGAACCGTACAAGACTCCCAGAGAACATCTGCAAGTCGCCCTCGCTCTTCGCCGTCCGCCGAGCGAACTCCAACTCAAACTCCCGCTGCCTCTTGAGAGACCCAGCTAGAGACTCCTCACCGTCCTGGACGTGCGGTGGCGCAAAGTAGTTCGCATACACCCTGTTCCCCTTCTGGTCCAGTATCAGCACCGCCTCAATGCAGTACAGCGAGCTCATCTTGGCGTGTTGGCGTCCTGTAGGTGTAGTAATTGtaatagtagtagtagtagttgatatgttgaagttgttcttagtcgtcgtcgtcaccCGGTTTTCGCGATGTTTGAGTTGGCGATGACCAGTCCGTTGAAGACGGCGAGTGACGAGTTGTGGGCTGCTGGTTGtagctgctgctggttgGTGTCCAGCACGGTATGACTGCGAGCGGGGAGTTCCATTTCGGGCTGCTGCGGGTGGCCGTGTTGCAGTTGCTCAAGGCGGTCGGATTCGACAGGGCAAAGCCGTCGACAGTGGACACCGTCGCGGACCTGTACGTGCGGTTCCTCGAGTTGCTCGTCGACGAGGTGCGGAGGCTCGCACAGGCGCGGTGCGGTGGTGAGCTAGACGATATTGCATTGCAGGATGTCTCGCTGGCGCTCGCCAACCTGCACGTCGTGCGAGGTGGGGACGTGTTGGACGTGTATGGGGAGAACCCACATGCATTGGGGCAAGGACCGGGGCCCTGGGAACAGTTCCGTGAGTGGTGTGGCGCTGAAAGTGACGGTGGTATTGCTGCGGATGCGAGGGTAGTGGCAGCACCGCCCATTGAGCTGCTGAGGAGTTCCACTGGGGCGGACCAGACGCAGACAAACACGCTCAAGACGGCATTCACCGTGGGACCCAATAGAGCCCTGGATACCGCGGCCGCGGCTGCCGCGACAGCACAGGAGGATGATAACGTGCGCAGGGAGAACGAACTAGTGGAAGAACTCATACAATCTGGGGACACGGACGACTGGCTCAGACTGCTCGTCACGAGGCAGAAATTGGCAGCGTGGACGAGAGCAAGGGCCAGAGCCGGGACGACTGCTACCACGAGGACGAGAAATGCACAGGTAGAACTCCCGGAGGCCGCGGCACAGCTCCCGGGGATCAACGGGTGGAGACACTCTGTACTTGCAGCACGAGTACCGAGTGGCGCAGGGCACACGATTCAAGCGAGCACGCAGAACGAATACGTCCCTGCAGACGTGGACGTACCGGCGCATCATGTGCTCGCACTCGCATCGAAACTGCCAACAATGATGCAGGACTCCAGGCTCGAAAACGTTACACTCTCCTATGAGAACGACCAGAACAGCGATAGCGACACAGAGCGGCACTCACAAATGCACAACAACACTAACAGTAACGAAAATAATTTACAGTTCACAGAGATGGAGGACATGGATAACACCTTCCAGAGAAGACAGTCTATAGATTTTGACCAGTCTTACCCATAAGCATCAACCACGCCTTTCCCTCTCTCTGTGTGTCTCCCCTCACCTACATACATATAGataatatcatcatcaatttcTCACAACTTCCGCCTCGACTTGAACTTACCACCTTGCTTACCACCTTGCCTACCGCCTTGTTTCTTGCCGACTCTGTTCCCCTGGGGTTTCGCACCGAGCGTCTT is part of the Huiozyma naganishii CBS 8797 chromosome 4, complete genome genome and encodes:
- the TAF3 gene encoding Taf3p (similar to Saccharomyces cerevisiae TAF3 (YPL011C); ancestral locus Anc_8.77) produces the protein MTASGEFHFGLLRVAVLQLLKAVGFDRAKPSTVDTVADLYVRFLELLVDEVRRLAQARCGGELDDIALQDVSLALANLHVVRGGDVLDVYGENPHALGQGPGPWEQFREWCGAESDGGIAADARVVAAPPIELLRSSTGADQTQTNTLKTAFTVGPNRALDTAAAAAATAQEDDNVRRENELVEELIQSGDTDDWLRLLVTRQKLAAWTRARARAGTTATTRTRNAQVELPEAAAQLPGINGWRHSVLAARVPSGAGHTIQASTQNEYVPADVDVPAHHVLALASKLPTMMQDSRLENVTLSYENDQNSDSDTERHSQMHNNTNSNENNLQFTEMEDMDNTFQRRQSIDFDQSYP
- the RET3 gene encoding coatomer subunit zeta (similar to Saccharomyces cerevisiae RET3 (YPL010W); ancestral locus Anc_8.76) encodes the protein MSSLYCIEAVLILDQKGNRVYANYFAPPHVQDGEESLAGSLKRQREFELEFARRTAKSEGDLQMFSGSLVRFKRFTDVVVVVVGHASANEVLVDVVFEGIAGALELLLDSGGVDMRVVQDKFDLVCLLVDEAVDNGIVLETDPATIAARVTRPPTTDPQVSLDLDKGLLGAWGFAKSKLQERLQQGR
- the KNAG0D02520 gene encoding putative Xaa-Pro dipeptidase (similar to Saccharomyces cerevisiae YFR006W; ancestral locus Anc_8.98), whose protein sequence is MSEAIKGPLLGAAAGVATYLALQKSKVLGKGKGPSEVSYKAPQYFVENKYPAKEHNRVVKSKMAERDTPVGFVLAGNVVEPVKYCDGQKPFRQERYFYYLSGCDIPGSVIFFDGAQERLVLFIPDVDEESVVWSGLPATPKECMERYDVDDVMYVSELPKMLERDASGLELFTTDFDVLGCVIGDQRGRIAAGSNEFFDAMDEARLIKDEYEIETLRHISKMTDYCHYSVMSALPIEQNELQLEAEFRYHSHRQGAKGSGYDPICGSGSACGTLHYVTNNQELAGKDSVLVDAGCEWRNYTSDVTRCFPLTGRFTREHRAVYDAVLDMQTQTMALMSPGASWEELHLLSHRVLIKHLLKMGVLRAGHTEEQLLESRVSCGFYPHGLGHLLGLDVHDVGGHANYEDTDPLFKNLRLRRTLQTGMVVTNEPGCYFNEHLLDEFVRPFPERAQLVDFTVVERYMRVGGVRIEDDVLITKEGHENLTGITSNPEEIEQIVANGSA